Below is a window of Chloroflexota bacterium DNA.
CGTATTCGTCGGTCCGCGCGTCCAGCTCGTCCCTGGTGACGATCCCCTTCCGCAGGAGGACCTCCTCCAACGACGCCAGCCAGCGCTCGTAGTAGCTCGAGCTGCGCCCGGCGGATTCGTCCGCCGCGATCTGCTCCACCAGGGCATCGCGAAAGGTCCGCCATGGGTAAACGTCGTGCTCGTTCAG
It encodes the following:
- a CDS encoding nitrile hydratase accessory protein, which translates into the protein MEGESALPRSNGELVFEAPWEGRAFGIAVALNEHDVYPWRTFRDALVEQIAADESAGRSSSYYERWLASLEEVLLRKGIVTRDELDARTDEYARGVRDDDWVPHGR